A segment of the Desulfobacterales bacterium genome:
GCATGAAGGAAGGCTGCTTATATACGGTTTATGTCTATCTCGACACGACCAGCCAACGCATTGCGGCATCCTCCAAGCTGAAAAAATTTCTGGCTGCCCAGCCGACGGTTTTTGAGAAAGGACAGCCGGTGGACCTGCAAATTTCCGACAGGACCGACATGGGTTATACCGCCATCATCGACAGGCGTCTCCGGGGGGTTCTCTATCATAATGAAGTTTTTCAGAAATTACGCCTGGGCCAGCGGATCCAGGGCTTTATAAAAAACGTGCGCAGCGATGGTAAAATCGACCTGTCTCTGGAGAAACCCGGCTATGAAAAAGTATTGGACCAGTCCGAGAATATTTTGGCGGTAATCCAGTCCCACGGCGGATTTATGGATGTGACCGATAAAACATCGGCTGAACGTATCTACAGCCTGTTCGGAATCAGCAAGAAAACTTTTAAAAAAGCGATTGGCACGCTTTACAAGGCGCACCGCATCTCCCTTGAAAAGGACGGCATCGCGCTTACCCGAAAAAATGAGGGAAGATAAAACCCACCGGGCTGTCCCCTCAGTCAGACTGCCGACAAAAAAACGGCGCGTGATTGGAAGTAAAGATCGGCGGGTCCCTTCTTAATATGGGTGCGATGGCCGGGTGTCGACCGAACTCCCTGTCTAGAAACCGGCGCACTTCCTGCCGGTGCCAGCCCCCAGGATGTTTGAAGCTTCGATACAGCGAAAGATCCCCGTCATAAAATTCCGAGGTGTTGAGCTGCGGCTCTTCCGGGCCATGGGCCGGAAGATTAAAGATCGCAAGGTTGAGAAACCCGATTTGGTCGCTGTGCGCGGCCGTAAAGTTTAGGGTTTTTTCCGCCGCCCTGCGGGTTTCAGCCGCGGTGCCGAACAGCAGGTAGACATAAGTGGCGATGCCGGCTTTTTTAAGAGCATTGAGGGCGGCCGCCGCCATTTCAAGATCGATCCCCTTATTCAGACTGTCTAGAACCTTCTGGTCCCCCGATTCCAGGCCCAACTGCAGCATCCGGCAGCCGGATTGTTTCAGCCTTTGACAAAAATCCGGATCCGCCAGGTGAGCGGTGAATCTGGCAAAACCATACCAGGGGGGTCCCGGCGGATTTTTTGTGAGGGCTTCCATCAGTTTCGGACTCACGGCATTATCCAGTAAATGGATCAGCGCGGGACGGGTCTTTGCCGAAAGTACGTGAAGGTCGCGGATGACCGTAGCTGCCGGCGCCGGTTGGTAGGGATTTTCCTCGGCCCGTTCCGGACAGAAGGAGCAGCGGTTCCAGTAGCAGCCGCTGGAGGCGCTGTAAGGCAGGATGGATCCGGGCGACAGGTAGGCGGTCAGAGAAAAATCGTCATAATCGGGGGTGCTGTCGCGGCAGTCTCCGGATGCTTCCAGCAAGTCAAGCAGCGCAGCTTCCCCGGCGCCGGCCACCAGGTGATCGAATATTTTTTCGAACGGATTTTGCCAATGGGGGATTCTCATCCAGGAAGTTGCCAGTCCGCCCCCGAGAATGATCCGGGCGTTCGGGGAAACCTGCCGGACATATCCGGCCATGGCAAAGGTGGTCAGGGCCTGACTGAGATAATTGAGGGAGAATCCGACGGCTTCGGGATTTTCTTTTTTCAGCAGCCCGTCAAATCTTTGGCTGAAGTAAGGGAAAAAAAGATTTTTTTCAGGGTTTTTGGCGGCGCTAAGCAGGTCCCGGCTACGCAGGGGCGAGAGCCGGCCGTCCTGGTAGTTGGCCAGCCCCAACTCAATGCCCGCCGGTCGGCCGGCCATTTGGAGTATCCGGTTGAGATCGGAAACCGTCCGCTTGTAGCGGTCGAAATGCTCAACCATAGGGGCCGCTGTCAGCGTTTTCAGGTTCGTAGCCAAGTTGCGGACGGCCCGCCGGGTCCAAGCGTCGGAACCCCGGACGGGGGAATTCAAAAGGTGCCGCAAGCCTTCCAGATTGGCATCCAGGGCCCTGACAGCCACGCCGTGCCCTTTGAGAACACCGGCCAGCCTGGCAATGCCGGCAGGGGGTTCACAGGGCTTTGCCACCGGTGGGCAAATTAAAAGTATCTTGCGGTCAGTCATTATTCTTCTGTATCTAACTCTTTAAGTGTTGTAAAGAGACCTATCCAAAAGGGTTTCTTACAAAAGCGACCATGCCTTAAAGTTGGTACAGGACTATCTTTAATTTTCAAGTCAAAACATTTCACGTGCCTCGAAAAAAAACCGGATAGCTATTGCACCAGCGGAATGAAACGGTTTAATATAATTCGCGTTTAGGGACCGACAATTTAACATGGAGGAAATATGCTGACATCTCATGATATTCAGGGTGTTGTTGCGGCCATTGCCACACCGTTTAGGGACAATGAAGACCTTGATCTTGAAGGGCTTAAAACACTGACGCGTTATTTGCTGGACGGCGGGGTGGACGGCGTCATGGCGGTCGGCGGCACCGGGGAGTTTCCACACTTGAGTCGCGCGGAAAAGAAAACCGTCATCCGGATTGTGGCAGATGAAGCTAAAGGTACCGTTCCGGTCATTGCCGGCACCGCAGCCTGCACCATTCGCGAGTGCAGCGAACTGATGACCGATGCCCGGGATGCCGGCGCGGACGCTGCCATCATGGTGCCCCCCTATTACTTTATTCTGAACGAGGAAGCCCTGTTTTTACACTTTAAGACCCTGGCGGGAAAAAATATACTTCCGGTGGTGGTTTACAACAACCCGCTATATACCGGCAACCCCATGTCGCCGGCCCTTTTGGCCAGGCTGCTGCAGCTGGACAATATCATCGGGATAAAGCAGAGCAACGCGGATATGGGCCAACTGGTGGAGGTGATGCGGCTGACCGAAGGCGAAGCTTCAATCTGCACAGGGATCGACAGCCAGTTTTTTCCGGCATTGATGGCAGGGGCGGCCGGGATTTATTCAACGGCGGCCAGTATCATTCCTATAGAGATGAAAAAAATTTATACGCTTTTCAGGGAAAACAAGTTTTCCGAAGCCAGGGAGCTGCATTTTAAAGTTCAGGAGTTAAACCGCTTTTTAGAATATGATCCCGGCTATGTGTCGCCGGCCAAGGAAGCCCTGCAGATTCTGGGATTGCCGGCCGGCCCGGTTCGGCTGCCGATGCCCGCGCTGACTCCGGCGCAGAAAGCAGGCCTGACAAAAGCGCTGGTGAATCTCGGTGTGCTGTAGCGAGACCTTTGTAAAACGCCCCCTTTTTTACGCTGCTTTCAGCAGCAACACCGCAATCTGAAAATAAAGCGTTATGCCTACAGCGTCAATGATGGTAGCAATGAACGGACCGGCCGTCAGGGCCGGGTCCAGGTTGATTTTTTTCAGAAACAGCGGAATCAGCGCGCCCGCCAGATTAGCCGTCACGAGCGTGGCCAGCAGGGCCGTGGCCACGATGTATCCGAGCATGATGTTGTGATCCTGCAGTAAAACACGAAAGTAAGCCATCAATCCCAATGCGCAGCCAAGGGCAAGTCCCATTAAGATTTCCCGGTAAAACACCCGGGGAAAATCCCGGGGCTGGATTTCACCCAGAGCCAGTGCCCGCACCACCATGGTGGCGGATTGCGTTCCGGCATTGCCGCAGGTTCCCGTGACCATGGGGATAAAGAATGCCAGCGCCACCATCTGTTGCAGGGTGGCGGAATTCAATTCCATTATGGTGGTGGACAGCAGCGAGGTAAACAGCAGAATCGCCAGCCACAGAAAGCGGTTCCAGAACAGTCGCGGCAGGGGACGCTTGAAATACTGTTCATCAAAGGGGACCACGGCGGAAATCCGATGAAAGTCCTCGGTGTTTTCAGCCCGGATGATATCGATGACATCATCAACGGTAATGATTCCCAAAAGGCGATTTTCAGCATCCACAACCGGCAGGGCCAGGAAATCATATTTGGAAATGGCTGCGGCCACTTCTTCAACTTCCATGTCATGTCGTACCGAAATCACGTTGGTCTGCATGATCTTGTCTAAAACGGTCTGGGGTTTGGACATGATCAGATCGCGCAGCGATATCATTCCCAGCAGGTGCCGCTGGGCATCCGTGATATAAATGTAATAGATGGTCTCTTTGTTGGGGGCCTGAAAGCGCAGGCGCTCAAGTCCGGTGCGTACGTCGATATCAGCCGGCAGAAAAGCATATTCCGTGGTCATAACCGCGCCGGCGGTTCCTTCGGCAAACTTCCACAGGCGTCGGATTTCGTTGCGTTCAGCCTGGGCGATCAGCGGCATCATGGCTTCCCAGACATCCGTGTCGACCTTTTTCAGCAAATCAACCCGGTCGTCGGGTTCCATTTGTTCGATAAATCGCAGCATGGTCTGGGTATTGCCGGATTCAAGGCAGGCAAGCTGCGTTTCAAATGACAGCTGCTGGAAAGCGTCGATCGCCAGGGGGTTGCCAATCCGCAGCAGGGTTTGAATGATATCCAGCGGCGCCAGCTCCATGGCTTCGAGGGTTTCGGCAATATCAGACGGGTGCAGCTCCCGCAACGGGTCGATTTCGATAGCGGATGCTTCCACATTCGGTGGGCTGCTTGGAATTGAATGTTGCGCTGGGGCGTTCATTAGCGTCTCCTTTAAGGCCTGTTTCCATGGGCTGGAAGAAAAGACCGCCGGAGCGCTTTGAGAAATCAGTAATTAAGAACGGGTCTGTCGCAACGCTCGTGCGGGTATCTCCAGACGGCAGGAAACAGAGAATCTTTATATGGCTTTAAATTTTTTAAGGATGGGTG
Coding sequences within it:
- a CDS encoding S1-like domain-containing RNA-binding protein, with product MPKIGKFNTLKVVKAVDFGVYLDGEALGEILLPQRYVPQGCQPGDSVEVFLYHDSEDRLIATTLRPYAGVGELALLKVAAVNNFGAFLDWGLPKDLLVPFKEQQQRMKEGCLYTVYVYLDTTSQRIAASSKLKKFLAAQPTVFEKGQPVDLQISDRTDMGYTAIIDRRLRGVLYHNEVFQKLRLGQRIQGFIKNVRSDGKIDLSLEKPGYEKVLDQSENILAVIQSHGGFMDVTDKTSAERIYSLFGISKKTFKKAIGTLYKAHRISLEKDGIALTRKNEGR
- the mgtE gene encoding magnesium transporter, which encodes MNAPAQHSIPSSPPNVEASAIEIDPLRELHPSDIAETLEAMELAPLDIIQTLLRIGNPLAIDAFQQLSFETQLACLESGNTQTMLRFIEQMEPDDRVDLLKKVDTDVWEAMMPLIAQAERNEIRRLWKFAEGTAGAVMTTEYAFLPADIDVRTGLERLRFQAPNKETIYYIYITDAQRHLLGMISLRDLIMSKPQTVLDKIMQTNVISVRHDMEVEEVAAAISKYDFLALPVVDAENRLLGIITVDDVIDIIRAENTEDFHRISAVVPFDEQYFKRPLPRLFWNRFLWLAILLFTSLLSTTIMELNSATLQQMVALAFFIPMVTGTCGNAGTQSATMVVRALALGEIQPRDFPRVFYREILMGLALGCALGLMAYFRVLLQDHNIMLGYIVATALLATLVTANLAGALIPLFLKKINLDPALTAGPFIATIIDAVGITLYFQIAVLLLKAA
- a CDS encoding radical SAM protein — its product is MTDRKILLICPPVAKPCEPPAGIARLAGVLKGHGVAVRALDANLEGLRHLLNSPVRGSDAWTRRAVRNLATNLKTLTAAPMVEHFDRYKRTVSDLNRILQMAGRPAGIELGLANYQDGRLSPLRSRDLLSAAKNPEKNLFFPYFSQRFDGLLKKENPEAVGFSLNYLSQALTTFAMAGYVRQVSPNARIILGGGLATSWMRIPHWQNPFEKIFDHLVAGAGEAALLDLLEASGDCRDSTPDYDDFSLTAYLSPGSILPYSASSGCYWNRCSFCPERAEENPYQPAPAATVIRDLHVLSAKTRPALIHLLDNAVSPKLMEALTKNPPGPPWYGFARFTAHLADPDFCQRLKQSGCRMLQLGLESGDQKVLDSLNKGIDLEMAAAALNALKKAGIATYVYLLFGTAAETRRAAEKTLNFTAAHSDQIGFLNLAIFNLPAHGPEEPQLNTSEFYDGDLSLYRSFKHPGGWHRQEVRRFLDREFGRHPAIAPILRRDPPIFTSNHAPFFCRQSD
- a CDS encoding dihydrodipicolinate synthase family protein encodes the protein MLTSHDIQGVVAAIATPFRDNEDLDLEGLKTLTRYLLDGGVDGVMAVGGTGEFPHLSRAEKKTVIRIVADEAKGTVPVIAGTAACTIRECSELMTDARDAGADAAIMVPPYYFILNEEALFLHFKTLAGKNILPVVVYNNPLYTGNPMSPALLARLLQLDNIIGIKQSNADMGQLVEVMRLTEGEASICTGIDSQFFPALMAGAAGIYSTAASIIPIEMKKIYTLFRENKFSEARELHFKVQELNRFLEYDPGYVSPAKEALQILGLPAGPVRLPMPALTPAQKAGLTKALVNLGVL